The following are encoded together in the Humulus lupulus chromosome 5, drHumLupu1.1, whole genome shotgun sequence genome:
- the LOC133779053 gene encoding uncharacterized protein LOC133779053: MQSSNSLENTLQMLVQTQMVEEMKDMKSQMTKLNIYLAIQECGRLPVQPLIHQKGKHMAETSTSTDTNLKEVNAITTQSVQTTVSPLTKTTSTSMPTPDVDVPISIPLKAHFHQALKSIRKVLENHDTFQHCMISICSDMIEKCMEVFMEDLIVFGDSVESTPLNLESVLERCKEKRLVLNWEKCHFMVPSAIVLGHVVLEQRIEVDQSKIELISKLPTPKTIKDILSFLGHPGFYRRLVYSKACHLPIKLEHKAYWVVKSLNFDLKARGLNRKLQLSEIEERRDDAYANSRIYKAKMKASHDKQILRKEFDPNHRVHLYDSCLHLHPGKLKSRWTDPYVVKIIFPNDVVEVTDLNDGRVFKVNGQRLKHYIERVTQPEEVALV; the protein is encoded by the exons ATGCAgtcaagtaattctcttgagaatacCTTGCAAATGCTTGTGCAAACAcaaatggtagaggaaatgaaagacatgaaAAGCCAAATGACAAAGTTAAACATTTATTTGGCAATTCAAGAGTGTGGTAGACTTCCCGTtcaacctctaatccatcaaaaagggaAACACATGGCAGAAACCTCCACCTCTACAGATACAAATCtcaaagaggttaatgccatcaCTACTCAAAGTGTTCAAACTACAGTTTCACCATTAACTAAGACAACAAGTACGTCAATGCCCACTCCAGATGTTGATGTACCAATAAGCATTCCATTAAAGGCTCATTTTCATCAAGCATTGAAATCCATTAGGAAGGtactggaaaatcatg ACACCTTCCAGCATTGCATGATAAGCATATGtagtgatatgatcgagaaatgcatggaagtattcatggaagATTTGATAGTATTTGGAGATTCCGTTGAATCAACCCCTCTTAATTTAGAATCTGTGCTTGAACGATGTAAAGAGAAAAGATTAGTACTCAACTGGGAGaaatgtcatttcatggtgccatctgccatagtcttggggcatgtcgtgTTGGAACAAAGAATTGAGGTcgatcaatcaaagattgaactcatatcaaagctgcccACCCCCAAGACTATTAAAGACATTCTATCTTTCCTTGGGCATCcaggattctataggag ACTAGTCTATAGCAAAGCATGCCACCTTCCTATTAAGTTGGAACATAAAGCATATTGGGTTgttaaaagcctaaattttgatctcaaggcgAGAGGACTCAATCGTAAGCTTCAGTTGTCTGAAATTGAGGAGCGAAGGGATGATGCTTATGCCaactctaggatctacaaggctaaaatgaaagcATCTCATGACAAGCAGATCCTAAGGAAAGAATTTGATCCAAACCACcgagtgcatctttatgactcttgTTTGCATCTCCACCCTGGAAAGTTGAAATCAAGGTGGACTGACCCATATGTTGTGAAAATCATCTTTCCCAATGATGTTGTTGAGGTCACAGACCTAAACGATGGGAGAGTATTCAAAGTAAATGGTCAGAgactgaaacactacatagagagggtgacccagcCTGAAGAAGTCGCTCTCGTGTAA